Proteins from a single region of Desulfolutivibrio sulfoxidireducens:
- the asnS gene encoding asparagine--tRNA ligase — translation MKRTKIDMALRGDAARGDILVKGWVRTRRDAKDFSFLEVNDGSCRANIQVVADAGTDGFSFLKDMGVGAAVAVRGELVASPGKGQRWEIRAASLTLIGKADQESYPLQKKRHSDEFLRTIAHLRPRTNKYGALFRIRSEMAFAIHEFFHDRGFAYVHSPILTASDCEGAGEMFRVTSLGPQEGGLPEDERAAKDFFGKDAYLTVSGQLAAEVFACSLGDVYTFGPTFRAEHSDTSRHAAEFWMLEPEMAFADLGDDMDLGEELLKYLTGAVLTRCAADVELFASFVDKDLPARLEGIRDRPFERLPYARAVDILAGCGKTFEYPVGFGLDLQSEHERYLTEVHFNRPVIVYDYPKEIKAFYMRQNDDGKTVAAMDVLVPGIGEIIGGSAREERLDALERRVAERGLTMDGYWWYLDLRRFGSVPHAGFGLGFERLLMLLTGVTNIRDVIPFPRTYRHLEF, via the coding sequence ATGAAACGGACCAAGATCGACATGGCCCTGCGTGGCGACGCCGCGCGGGGCGACATTCTCGTCAAGGGTTGGGTGCGCACGCGCCGCGACGCCAAGGACTTCTCGTTCCTTGAGGTCAACGACGGGTCCTGCCGGGCCAACATCCAGGTGGTGGCCGACGCGGGCACGGACGGCTTTTCCTTTTTAAAGGATATGGGCGTGGGCGCGGCCGTGGCCGTGCGTGGGGAACTGGTTGCCTCGCCGGGCAAGGGCCAGCGCTGGGAGATACGGGCCGCGTCGTTGACCCTGATCGGGAAGGCGGACCAGGAGTCCTATCCTTTGCAGAAGAAGCGCCATTCGGACGAGTTTTTGCGCACCATCGCCCACCTGCGGCCGCGCACCAACAAATATGGGGCGCTTTTCCGCATCCGCTCGGAGATGGCCTTCGCCATTCACGAGTTCTTCCATGACCGGGGGTTCGCCTACGTGCATTCGCCCATCCTGACCGCCTCGGACTGCGAGGGCGCGGGGGAGATGTTCCGGGTGACGTCCCTTGGCCCACAGGAGGGCGGCCTGCCGGAGGACGAGAGGGCGGCAAAGGATTTTTTCGGCAAGGACGCCTATCTGACCGTATCCGGGCAGCTTGCGGCCGAGGTCTTCGCCTGTTCCCTGGGCGACGTGTATACCTTCGGCCCCACCTTCCGGGCCGAGCATTCCGACACCTCCCGACATGCCGCGGAGTTCTGGATGCTCGAACCGGAGATGGCCTTCGCCGACCTCGGCGACGACATGGATCTCGGCGAGGAGCTGCTCAAGTATCTGACGGGTGCGGTCCTGACCCGCTGTGCCGCTGATGTGGAGCTTTTTGCCTCATTCGTGGACAAGGACCTGCCCGCCAGGCTGGAAGGCATCCGCGACAGGCCCTTCGAGCGCCTGCCCTATGCCCGGGCCGTGGACATCCTGGCCGGGTGCGGGAAGACCTTCGAATATCCCGTGGGGTTCGGGCTGGACCTGCAAAGCGAGCACGAGCGCTATCTCACCGAGGTCCATTTCAACCGTCCGGTCATCGTGTACGACTATCCCAAGGAGATCAAGGCCTTCTACATGCGCCAAAACGATGACGGGAAGACCGTGGCGGCCATGGACGTCCTGGTGCCCGGCATTGGCGAGATCATCGGCGGCAGCGCCCGCGAGGAGCGTCTGGATGCGCTCGAGCGCCGGGTGGCCGAACGTGGGCTGACCATGGACGGCTATTGGTGGTATCTGGATCTGCGGCGTTTCGGCAGCGTGCCCCACGCCGGCTTTGGCCTGGGGTTCGAGCGGCTGCTCATGCTCTTGACCGGCGTGACCAACATCCGGGACGTGATTCCCTTCCCCCGGACCTACCGGCACCTGGAGTTCTGA
- a CDS encoding L-2-amino-thiazoline-4-carboxylic acid hydrolase, which translates to MDFSDVTRDVPLLARRMIEAQMLWQVYETTREADGREKALATVSRAVETAAAEAGRAFAAMAPKGPCFEHFKTILAIWKHGGALTIEHVHDTDSHLSFSVTRCLYVEAYRAMGVPQELLPLLSCARDAPFAAAYHPALEFDRPCTIGDGADACLFRFTWRD; encoded by the coding sequence ATGGATTTTTCAGATGTGACGCGGGATGTGCCGCTTTTGGCGCGGCGCATGATCGAGGCTCAGATGCTCTGGCAGGTCTATGAGACAACCCGCGAGGCCGACGGACGGGAAAAGGCCCTGGCCACCGTGTCCAGGGCCGTGGAGACGGCCGCCGCCGAGGCCGGGCGGGCCTTTGCCGCCATGGCCCCCAAGGGGCCATGCTTCGAACACTTCAAAACCATCCTCGCCATCTGGAAGCACGGCGGGGCGCTGACCATCGAGCATGTCCACGACACGGACAGCCATCTTTCCTTCTCCGTCACGCGCTGCCTGTATGTCGAGGCCTACCGGGCCATGGGCGTGCCCCAGGAACTTCTTCCCCTTTTGTCCTGCGCCCGGGACGCGCCCTTTGCCGCCGCCTACCATCCGGCCCTGGAGTTCGACCGGCCCTGTACCATCGGCGATGGGGCCGACGCCTGCCTGTTCCGCTTCACGTGGCGCGATTAG
- the ftsY gene encoding signal recognition particle-docking protein FtsY, with the protein MGFFSKIKRLWKKPDQEAAPIAEAKIFEDDRSDAAQAAAVPEAASVTAPPEAPVDIAAPAAKTPLPATAPPAASTPRAAQASPSADAPWRNQLVLALREAEPRLSVWLGLILTDVDQAGPLLWERLTFLFSCLEAPAAEAEAFVTQFRDWLANMEYEAVEEFRSELQYRLALALDLEDEQDERNRLFLKLSESLSKTKEQIARRIDGLLGGHTIMDEAFWEEFEEILIMADLGYEPTAKLLELLKDRVRRSGETDPAKFRDILREELAGIFKPQKTIRAVNPPEVVMVIGVNGVGKTTTIAKLAHRARLQGKKVLIAAGDTFRAAAIEQLKIWSDRVGALFYAKGENADPAAVAYEAMDRAISEGCDILFLDTAGRLHTKANLMEELKKIKRVLGKKHPGAPHRSVLVLDATTGQNALSQTKLFNAAVDVDEIILTKLDGTAKGGVIVGIALEHGLPISFVGLGERMEDLRPFSGQDFALALLT; encoded by the coding sequence ATGGGTTTTTTCTCCAAAATAAAACGCCTGTGGAAGAAACCTGACCAGGAGGCCGCGCCGATCGCCGAGGCCAAAATATTCGAGGATGACCGGAGCGACGCCGCACAGGCAGCCGCCGTCCCGGAGGCCGCATCCGTCACCGCACCCCCCGAGGCCCCGGTAGATATCGCCGCACCAGCGGCCAAAACGCCGCTCCCAGCCACGGCCCCGCCTGCCGCGTCGACGCCCCGGGCGGCCCAGGCCTCTCCCTCCGCGGACGCGCCCTGGCGAAACCAGTTGGTATTGGCCCTGCGCGAGGCCGAACCCCGGCTTTCGGTGTGGCTGGGCCTGATTTTGACCGACGTGGACCAGGCCGGACCGCTTCTTTGGGAACGTCTGACCTTTCTATTTTCCTGCCTGGAGGCCCCCGCGGCCGAGGCCGAGGCCTTTGTGACCCAGTTTCGCGATTGGCTTGCAAACATGGAATACGAGGCGGTGGAGGAGTTTCGCTCGGAGCTCCAATACCGGCTGGCCCTGGCGCTGGACCTGGAGGACGAGCAGGACGAGCGCAACCGGCTTTTCCTCAAGCTCTCGGAGAGCCTGTCCAAGACCAAGGAGCAGATCGCCAGGCGCATCGACGGGCTCCTGGGCGGCCACACGATCATGGACGAGGCCTTTTGGGAGGAATTCGAGGAAATCCTGATCATGGCCGACCTGGGCTACGAGCCCACGGCCAAGCTCCTGGAACTGCTCAAGGACCGGGTGCGCCGCTCGGGAGAGACCGACCCGGCCAAATTCCGGGATATCCTGCGGGAGGAACTGGCCGGCATCTTCAAGCCGCAAAAGACCATCCGGGCCGTCAATCCGCCCGAGGTGGTCATGGTCATCGGGGTCAACGGCGTGGGCAAGACCACGACCATCGCCAAGCTGGCCCACCGGGCCAGGCTCCAGGGCAAGAAGGTGCTCATCGCCGCGGGCGACACCTTCCGGGCCGCGGCCATCGAACAGCTCAAGATCTGGTCCGACCGGGTGGGGGCCTTGTTCTACGCCAAGGGCGAAAACGCCGATCCGGCGGCTGTGGCCTACGAGGCCATGGACCGGGCCATCTCCGAGGGCTGCGACATCCTGTTCCTGGACACCGCCGGCAGGCTGCACACCAAGGCCAACCTGATGGAGGAACTGAAAAAAATCAAACGGGTGCTGGGGAAAAAGCATCCCGGCGCGCCCCACCGCTCGGTCCTGGTCCTGGACGCCACCACCGGGCAAAACGCCCTGTCCCAGACCAAGCTCTTCAACGCGGCCGTGGATGTGGACGAGATCATCCTGACCAAGCTCGACGGAACGGCCAAGGGCGGGGTGATCGTGGGCATCGCCTTGGAGCACGGCCTGCCCATCAGCTTTGTCGGCCTCGGCGAGAGGATGGAGGACCTGCGGCCCTTTTCCGGCCAGGACTTCGCCCTGGCCCTTTTGACGTAA
- a CDS encoding chemotaxis response regulator CheY gives MPADKNMTILVVDDFSTMRRIIKNILRQLGFSNIHEADDGTTAWETLNKTKIDFVISDWNMPNMPGIELLRKVRNSEEFATLPFLMVTAEAQQENIIEAVQAKVSNYIVKPFTAETLGQKIDKIFDK, from the coding sequence ATGCCCGCGGACAAAAACATGACCATCCTGGTCGTCGACGACTTCTCCACCATGCGGCGCATCATCAAAAACATCCTGCGCCAGCTTGGATTCAGCAACATCCATGAGGCCGACGACGGCACCACCGCCTGGGAAACGCTCAACAAGACCAAGATCGACTTCGTCATTTCCGACTGGAACATGCCGAACATGCCCGGCATCGAGCTTTTGCGCAAAGTGCGCAACAGCGAGGAGTTCGCCACCTTGCCGTTTCTCATGGTGACGGCCGAGGCCCAGCAGGAAAACATCATCGAGGCCGTCCAGGCCAAGGTGTCCAACTACATCGTCAAGCCGTTCACGGCCGAGACCCTGGGCCAAAAAATCGACAAGATCTTCGACAAATAG
- the purF gene encoding amidophosphoribosyltransferase yields MKKEYCGLFGIYGHPEAARMTYFGLYALQHRGQESAGIVTWDGTKIREQKGMGLVADVFNERHLGKELKGNIAVGHLRYSTAGASLLRNCQPFLVRFGNMQLAIAHNGNLVNALELRRELEATGSIFQTTIDSEVIVHLIAKYLNGGTLEEAVIKACARVRGAYSLIILANNKMIALRDPHGVRPLMLGRLGDHYVLASETCAFDLLEAEIIRPINPGEMLVLQDKCLQSFRLGEPQPTRQCIFELVYFARPDSEVFGEVVYLRRKQMGIALAREAPVEADYVMPFPDSGVYAAIGYSQASGLPFEMTMVRNHYVGRTFIQPSQDMRDFSVRVKLNPVRQMIKDKRIVIVEDSIVRGTTIRTRVKKLRELGAREIHMRVSCPAIRFPCFYGIDFSSKGELIAAHNRVEDIARFIGLDSLHYLSIEGLLESVNSGPGESKFCLACFDGNYPITPCAEGMKMCLEDSVALSW; encoded by the coding sequence ATGAAAAAAGAATACTGCGGACTGTTCGGCATCTACGGCCATCCCGAGGCCGCGCGTATGACCTATTTCGGCCTCTACGCCCTGCAGCACCGGGGCCAGGAAAGCGCGGGCATCGTCACCTGGGACGGGACCAAGATCCGTGAGCAAAAGGGCATGGGCCTGGTGGCCGACGTTTTCAACGAGCGCCATCTGGGCAAGGAGCTCAAAGGCAATATCGCCGTCGGGCACCTGCGCTATTCCACGGCCGGGGCCTCGCTTCTGCGCAACTGCCAGCCTTTCCTGGTCCGTTTCGGGAACATGCAACTGGCCATCGCCCACAACGGCAACCTGGTCAACGCCCTGGAATTGCGCCGCGAACTCGAGGCCACCGGGTCCATCTTCCAGACCACCATCGACTCCGAGGTCATCGTCCACCTCATCGCCAAATACCTCAACGGCGGCACCCTGGAGGAGGCGGTGATCAAGGCCTGCGCCCGGGTGCGCGGGGCCTATTCCCTGATCATCCTGGCCAACAACAAGATGATCGCCCTGCGAGACCCCCACGGCGTGCGCCCGCTCATGCTCGGTCGCCTGGGCGACCACTACGTCCTGGCCTCGGAGACCTGCGCCTTCGACCTCCTGGAGGCCGAGATCATCCGCCCCATAAACCCTGGCGAGATGCTCGTGCTGCAAGACAAGTGTCTGCAGTCTTTCCGGCTCGGCGAACCCCAGCCCACCCGGCAGTGCATCTTCGAACTGGTCTATTTCGCCCGCCCGGATTCCGAGGTCTTCGGCGAGGTGGTGTATCTGCGGCGCAAGCAGATGGGCATCGCCCTGGCCCGGGAGGCCCCGGTGGAGGCCGATTACGTCATGCCCTTCCCGGACTCCGGGGTCTACGCGGCCATCGGCTATTCCCAGGCCTCGGGACTGCCCTTCGAGATGACCATGGTCCGCAACCACTACGTGGGCCGGACCTTTATCCAGCCCTCCCAGGACATGCGCGATTTCAGCGTCCGGGTGAAGCTCAATCCCGTGCGCCAGATGATAAAAGACAAGCGCATCGTCATCGTCGAGGATTCCATCGTGCGCGGCACCACCATCCGCACCAGGGTGAAAAAGCTGCGCGAACTCGGGGCCCGGGAGATTCACATGCGGGTCTCCTGTCCGGCCATCCGCTTTCCCTGTTTTTACGGCATCGACTTCTCCTCCAAGGGGGAACTCATCGCCGCCCACAACCGGGTCGAGGACATCGCCCGGTTCATCGGCCTGGACAGCCTGCACTATCTGAGCATCGAGGGGCTGTTGGAGTCGGTCAATTCCGGACCGGGCGAGTCCAAGTTCTGCCTGGCCTGCTTCGACGGCAACTATCCCATCACGCCCTGCGCCGAGGGCATGAAGATGTGCCTTGAGGACAGCGTGGCCCTGTCGTGGTAG
- the carB gene encoding carbamoyl-phosphate synthase large subunit encodes MPKRTDIKKIMIIGSGPIVIGQACEFDYSGSQATKALTEEGYEVVLVNSNPATIMTDPELADRTYIEPIEPGTVAKIIERERPDALLPTLGGQTALNTAVALAESGVLDTYGVELVGASLDVIKKAESRELFCQAMDNIGLKIPKSGICRSLKDVREWGGRIPFPIIVRPAFTMGGTGGGVAYNMEDLEAIAGRGLAASMKSEVMLEESILGWKEFELEVMRDKNNNCVIICSIENLDPMGVHTGDSITVAPAQTLTDDEYQRMRDAAIAIMGEIGVETGGSNVQFAINPQTGEMVVIEMNPRVSRSSALASKATGFPIAKIAAKLAVGYTLDEIPNDITRETMASFEPTIDYCVVKIPRFTFEKFPGSEDFLTTSMKSVGEAMSIGRTFKEALQKGLRSLETGMPGLGKLFNKCFRDRETLLARLRKPHSTRIFDIRHAILCGISLEDIFEATWIDPWFLRQIREIVDLEGTLREFPRAHVAAADEACREMLGQAKRYGFSDPQLAALWGMTPLEVRALRKRLGIRPTYYLVDTCAAEFEAYTPYYYSTYESGRELAVSDRRKVVILGGGPNRIGQGIEFDYCCCHASYALREMGVESIMVNSNPETVSTDYDTSDRLYFEPLTFEDVLSIIEFEKPLGVIVQFGGQTPLNLAVALLDAGVNILGTTPDSIDRAEDRERFQALLQKLGLRQPPNGIALSVEEAARIAAEIGYPVVVRPSYVLGGRAMEIVYDEADLVDYFAKAVVVSGEHPILIDKYLVHATEVDVDALSDGTDTYVAGIMEHIEEAGIHSGDSACVLPPHVLNPAIVAEIERQTVALARELSVVGLMNIQFAVKDGVIFILEVNPRASRTAPFVSKATGVPLAKLATKAIMGVPLRELDPWSMRKTGHVSVKESVFPFNRFPGVDVLLGPEMRSTGEVMGVDETFGRAYMKSQLAAGQILPLAGKVFISINDDNKELLLPAAGLFYETGFEILATRGTAAFLSGRGIPARAVLKVFEGRPNVVDHIKNKEIDLVINIMEGKRTVRDSMAIRQTALLYGVPYVTTEAGAMAAVQAIRELSGKGLNVKSIQEYYGES; translated from the coding sequence ATGCCCAAACGTACGGACATAAAAAAAATCATGATCATCGGCTCCGGGCCGATCGTCATCGGACAGGCCTGCGAGTTCGACTATTCCGGCTCCCAGGCCACCAAGGCCCTTACGGAAGAGGGCTACGAGGTCGTCCTGGTCAATTCCAATCCGGCCACCATCATGACCGATCCGGAACTGGCCGACCGCACCTACATCGAGCCCATCGAGCCCGGAACCGTGGCCAAAATCATCGAGCGCGAACGCCCCGACGCCCTTTTGCCCACCCTGGGCGGGCAGACCGCCCTGAACACCGCCGTGGCCCTGGCCGAGTCGGGGGTGCTGGACACATACGGGGTGGAACTCGTCGGCGCGTCCCTGGACGTGATAAAAAAGGCCGAGTCCCGGGAGCTTTTCTGCCAGGCCATGGACAACATCGGCCTGAAGATCCCCAAAAGCGGCATCTGCCGCAGTCTTAAAGACGTGCGCGAGTGGGGGGGAAGGATTCCCTTTCCCATCATCGTGCGCCCGGCATTCACCATGGGCGGCACCGGCGGCGGCGTGGCCTACAACATGGAGGACCTGGAGGCTATCGCCGGAAGGGGCCTGGCCGCCAGCATGAAAAGCGAGGTCATGCTCGAGGAGTCCATCCTGGGTTGGAAGGAATTCGAACTCGAGGTCATGCGCGACAAGAACAACAACTGCGTGATTATCTGCTCCATCGAAAACCTCGATCCCATGGGCGTGCATACCGGCGACTCCATCACCGTGGCCCCGGCCCAGACCCTGACCGACGACGAATATCAGAGGATGCGCGACGCGGCCATCGCCATCATGGGCGAGATCGGGGTGGAGACCGGCGGGTCCAACGTCCAGTTCGCCATAAACCCCCAAACCGGCGAGATGGTGGTCATCGAAATGAATCCCCGGGTCTCCCGGTCCTCGGCCCTGGCCTCCAAGGCCACGGGATTCCCCATCGCGAAAATCGCGGCCAAGCTGGCCGTGGGCTATACCCTGGACGAGATCCCAAATGACATCACCCGGGAGACCATGGCCTCCTTCGAGCCCACCATCGACTACTGCGTGGTCAAGATCCCCCGCTTCACCTTCGAGAAATTCCCCGGTTCCGAAGACTTCCTGACCACCTCCATGAAAAGCGTGGGCGAGGCCATGAGCATCGGCCGGACCTTCAAGGAGGCCCTGCAAAAGGGGCTTCGGTCCCTGGAAACCGGCATGCCGGGCCTGGGCAAGCTTTTCAACAAATGCTTCCGCGATCGGGAAACGCTTCTGGCCAGGCTCAGAAAGCCCCATTCCACGCGCATCTTCGACATCCGCCACGCCATCTTGTGCGGCATAAGCCTGGAGGATATCTTCGAGGCCACCTGGATCGACCCCTGGTTTCTGCGCCAGATACGGGAGATCGTGGACCTGGAGGGCACGCTTCGGGAGTTCCCCCGGGCGCATGTCGCGGCGGCGGACGAGGCCTGCCGGGAGATGCTCGGCCAGGCCAAAAGATACGGATTCTCCGATCCCCAGCTTGCGGCCCTGTGGGGCATGACCCCGCTTGAGGTCCGGGCCCTGCGCAAACGCCTGGGCATACGGCCCACGTATTATCTGGTCGACACCTGCGCCGCGGAATTCGAGGCCTACACCCCGTACTACTATTCCACCTACGAGTCCGGCCGGGAACTGGCCGTCTCGGATCGGCGCAAGGTGGTCATCCTGGGCGGCGGCCCCAACCGCATCGGCCAGGGCATCGAGTTCGACTACTGCTGCTGCCACGCCTCCTACGCCCTGCGGGAGATGGGCGTGGAGTCCATCATGGTCAACTCCAACCCCGAGACCGTCAGCACCGACTACGACACCTCCGACCGCCTGTACTTCGAGCCCCTGACCTTCGAGGACGTGCTCTCCATCATCGAATTCGAGAAACCCCTGGGGGTCATCGTCCAGTTCGGAGGCCAGACCCCGCTCAATCTGGCCGTGGCCTTGCTCGACGCCGGGGTGAACATCCTGGGGACCACGCCGGACAGCATCGACCGGGCCGAGGATCGGGAACGCTTCCAGGCCCTGTTGCAAAAGCTCGGGCTCAGGCAGCCGCCAAACGGCATCGCCCTGTCCGTGGAGGAGGCCGCGCGCATCGCCGCCGAGATCGGCTATCCCGTGGTGGTGCGCCCGTCCTACGTGCTGGGCGGCCGGGCCATGGAGATCGTCTACGACGAGGCCGACCTGGTGGACTACTTCGCCAAGGCCGTGGTGGTCTCCGGCGAGCATCCCATCCTTATCGACAAATATCTGGTGCACGCCACCGAGGTGGACGTGGACGCCCTGTCCGACGGCACGGACACCTACGTTGCCGGGATCATGGAGCATATAGAGGAGGCGGGCATCCATTCCGGGGATTCGGCCTGCGTGCTGCCGCCCCATGTCCTCAACCCGGCCATCGTGGCCGAGATCGAGCGCCAGACCGTGGCCCTGGCCCGGGAACTGTCCGTGGTGGGGCTCATGAACATCCAGTTCGCGGTCAAGGACGGGGTGATCTTCATCCTGGAGGTCAACCCCCGGGCCTCGCGCACCGCGCCCTTCGTGTCCAAGGCCACGGGCGTGCCCCTGGCCAAGCTGGCCACCAAGGCCATCATGGGCGTGCCGCTTCGGGAACTCGATCCCTGGTCCATGCGCAAGACCGGGCATGTCTCGGTCAAGGAATCGGTGTTTCCGTTCAACCGCTTTCCGGGCGTGGACGTGCTTTTGGGGCCGGAGATGCGCTCCACGGGCGAGGTCATGGGCGTGGACGAGACCTTCGGGCGGGCCTATATGAAAAGCCAGTTGGCCGCCGGACAGATACTTCCCCTGGCGGGCAAGGTGTTCATCTCCATCAACGACGACAACAAGGAACTGCTGTTGCCGGCGGCCGGGCTGTTTTACGAGACCGGCTTCGAGATCCTGGCCACCAGGGGCACGGCCGCCTTCCTAAGCGGCCGGGGCATTCCGGCCCGGGCCGTGCTCAAGGTCTTCGAGGGCCGGCCGAACGTGGTGGACCACATCAAGAACAAAGAGATCGACCTGGTGATCAACATCATGGAGGGCAAGCGCACGGTGCGCGATTCCATGGCCATCCGGCAGACCGCGCTTTTGTACGGCGTGCCCTACGTGACCACCGAGGCCGGGGCCATGGCCGCCGTCCAGGCCATCCGGGAGCTGTCCGGGAAGGGACTGAACGTCAAGAGCATCCAGGAATATTACGGCGAGTCGTAA
- a CDS encoding Na/Pi cotransporter family protein: protein MLHVIAGFLGGMGLFFMGLTFTGNGVRSLAGRGLRDLLLTWTRNRFSGVTAGIMAGLAFQSTSAISLLLASLVGAGAISVSRALPVMAGSNIGSSFLVLMAVIDIRVLALLMLGASGLAIAFERPARLQHTATILFGVGLILFGLGIVRTSCAPLAEADWFRHVVASQGLPLPVYLLIGTAACLALQTSAGVSILSITLAASGVMDGDDALAVIFGSLFGSSLLSRFYAIRFKGPRKRLVMGQVLFNVVGLCIFLPPFFLEHYLGLPLLLTPARTLIPDLAARITAINIAFDTLTAVILIICNTGYERLLARLCPDEPDSLEALEYARELAGVSPETGLALINKEQTRLVGHLPGYTQALRASLEKCATCSTRDLARDVDSLLGQIDGCLLDMVSQGNAGGNANAVALLQEIQGALRFLADALARIVAELGARGTSEDFNRLRGIFLEALDALLQNAGEVFTHGDDDAWEMFLSLVKDRGPVMERLRGQHLSGHGALPPEDQWRFLRVTGLFERCVWLFGHLADRQRRFLAESGGLADGAPAGEPTRPIPSDGSFS from the coding sequence ATGCTCCACGTCATCGCGGGCTTTCTGGGCGGTATGGGCCTTTTTTTCATGGGCCTGACCTTTACCGGCAACGGCGTGCGGTCCCTGGCCGGCCGCGGCCTGCGCGATCTGCTCCTGACCTGGACGAGAAACCGATTCTCGGGCGTCACGGCCGGAATCATGGCCGGGCTGGCCTTCCAGTCCACCTCGGCCATCTCCCTGCTTCTGGCCAGCCTGGTCGGGGCCGGGGCCATAAGCGTAAGCCGCGCCCTGCCGGTCATGGCCGGGTCGAACATCGGGTCCTCCTTCCTGGTGCTCATGGCCGTCATCGACATCCGGGTCCTGGCCCTTTTAATGCTCGGGGCATCGGGGCTGGCCATCGCCTTCGAGAGGCCGGCCCGGCTGCAGCATACCGCCACCATCCTCTTCGGCGTGGGACTGATCCTTTTCGGGCTGGGCATCGTGCGCACAAGCTGCGCGCCCCTGGCCGAGGCCGACTGGTTCCGGCATGTCGTGGCCAGCCAGGGTCTGCCCCTGCCGGTCTATCTGCTGATCGGAACGGCCGCGTGCCTGGCCCTCCAGACCTCGGCCGGGGTCTCCATCCTGTCCATCACCCTGGCCGCCTCCGGGGTCATGGACGGCGACGACGCGTTGGCGGTCATTTTCGGCAGTCTTTTCGGCTCAAGCCTTTTAAGCCGCTTCTACGCCATCCGCTTCAAGGGACCGCGCAAGCGCCTGGTCATGGGGCAGGTGCTTTTCAACGTGGTGGGGCTTTGCATCTTCCTGCCCCCGTTTTTCCTGGAGCACTACCTGGGCCTGCCGCTGCTTCTGACCCCGGCCCGGACGCTCATCCCGGACCTGGCCGCGCGCATCACGGCCATCAACATCGCCTTCGACACCCTGACGGCCGTGATCCTGATCATCTGCAACACCGGCTATGAACGCCTGCTGGCCCGGCTGTGCCCCGACGAACCGGACAGCCTGGAGGCCCTGGAATATGCCCGGGAGCTGGCCGGCGTCTCGCCCGAAACCGGGCTTGCGCTCATCAACAAGGAACAGACCCGCCTGGTGGGGCATCTGCCCGGCTACACCCAGGCCCTGAGAGCCTCTCTCGAGAAATGCGCGACGTGCTCGACCAGGGATCTGGCCCGGGATGTGGACAGTCTGTTGGGCCAGATCGACGGCTGCCTGCTGGACATGGTCAGCCAGGGCAACGCCGGAGGCAACGCCAACGCCGTGGCCCTGCTCCAGGAGATCCAGGGGGCGCTGCGCTTTCTCGCCGACGCGCTGGCCCGGATCGTGGCCGAGCTTGGCGCCAGAGGGACGTCGGAGGATTTCAACCGCCTGCGGGGCATATTTCTGGAGGCCCTGGACGCCCTGCTCCAGAATGCCGGAGAGGTGTTCACCCACGGCGACGACGACGCCTGGGAGATGTTCCTCTCCCTGGTCAAGGACCGGGGTCCGGTCATGGAGCGACTTCGCGGCCAGCACCTGTCCGGGCACGGAGCCCTGCCCCCGGAGGACCAGTGGCGTTTCTTAAGGGTCACGGGACTTTTCGAGCGGTGCGTGTGGCTTTTCGGCCACTTGGCTGACCGGCAGCGCCGTTTCCTGGCCGAGTCGGGCGGGCTGGCGGACGGCGCGCCGGCGGGAGAACCGACACGACCCATTCCATCGGACGGCTCATTTTCTTAA
- a CDS encoding type II toxin-antitoxin system HicA family toxin yields MTSSREIIRKLAAAGWRLKRVTGDHHHFDHPDKPGLVTVKHPTKDLDTTLLKYMEKQAGMKLR; encoded by the coding sequence GTGACAAGCAGCCGGGAAATCATCAGAAAGCTTGCCGCCGCAGGATGGCGACTGAAGCGGGTAACGGGAGATCATCACCATTTCGATCATCCCGACAAACCAGGCCTGGTCACGGTGAAGCACCCAACAAAAGATCTGGACACAACTCTTTTAAAATACATGGAAAAACAAGCTGGAATGAAGTTGAGATGA
- a CDS encoding type II toxin-antitoxin system HicB family antitoxin yields the protein MAIYPAFFESGEDGHVVVSFPDLPGCLTQGETESEAMAMAIDALGGHIATLRDLGRDVPQPTPLSRLTVPQGLRVALVPGPIDGEPPVRINISINKGLLREVDACAKREGMTRSGFLASAAKSKIVHLQS from the coding sequence ATGGCTATCTACCCGGCATTTTTCGAGTCAGGTGAAGACGGGCACGTTGTGGTTTCGTTTCCCGATCTTCCCGGATGCCTCACGCAAGGAGAAACAGAGTCCGAGGCCATGGCCATGGCTATCGACGCCCTGGGCGGCCACATCGCCACGCTACGCGACCTTGGGCGGGACGTTCCGCAACCGACCCCGCTTTCCAGGCTGACCGTTCCCCAAGGACTTCGGGTAGCCCTCGTGCCGGGGCCGATCGATGGCGAACCACCCGTGCGCATCAACATATCCATCAACAAAGGCTTGCTCCGGGAAGTCGACGCCTGCGCCAAACGCGAAGGGATGACCCGTTCCGGATTTTTGGCCTCTGCCGCCAAGAGCAAAATCGTTCATCTGCAGAGCTAA